In the genome of Dromiciops gliroides isolate mDroGli1 chromosome 1, mDroGli1.pri, whole genome shotgun sequence, the window ATTCCCCAACATCCTCTTCTCTTACCTCTTATTCACCCTCCAGGCTTcagctccttattacctctatgCTGTGGATTCCTTAAACTTTATTTCCAGGAATTACCCCTCTTCACATTCTCCAGACCCACTTTCAATTGCCTCTAGgatatttttcaaagaatttcattACTTGGGGTTTACTTTCTTTcgaatttcttcctttgtaagaTTTATTCTTAACAAGTGTCATTGAAGGTGAACTGTGCACCAGGCTACACTGAGCTCCTCATGATCTATCTTAAAGGCctaaatgttcatcttttcccatggggggggggcagggattggCAGTACTAGAGTGACCCCAAAGGTGGCCctgttaatacatttttttttctcttgttttgcaAGACCACTTTAAGATTCTGaaccacaaggggcagctaggtggcacagtggatagagcaccagccctgaattcaggaggacctgaattcagatctgtcctcagacacttgacccttatcagctgtgtgaccctgggcaagtcatttaaccctcattcacAGCCACAGTGTTTTatattttcatggttttttttttacagtatcaGGGACCAATGACACAAGACACAACTTCACCATGTTTGGAAAGACCCATCATTAGATTGACTTCACAGGGATGAATTTTCCAGTCACAGCTGCTGTTAAAGCTAGTTTGGGATCTTCATCTGTGAAGAGTAGCCATAAAAATCATTGATCCTTTAACAGTACAAGGACCAGGAATATCACttgatacaaaaatatatataaaatttttcatcTGAGAtgtattttctttgccttatgtatttttttaaaaagtacttctcAATTGATAAAGCCTGATCTTTCaaggtattcttaaattccagTCCTTCTTAGGGATTGAAGTATTATTCAGTAGCAATTCAGATCAAGCAAGAAGCTCTCCTACGAATGGAAATTTATACCTAAATTCCATTAAAGTagataacaatgacaaaaaagtgTTCTAtcttagttattttcagtgtGTGAAGGCTTAGTGCCTTATTGATATCACTTCAATGAATTCTGGGCAAAGAAGAATCCTTACATTTGatgaaaaaagatattaaaaatattaatgctAATATAATATTCTGTGTTTAGGGACCAGTTTGTCAGaaacagttttatttaatttGACATTAAATCTATAGTTGAAGTGGTTTTCTAGCTTGGAGAGAGAAGTCCAAACTGGAATACCCCTCCCCAATCTGTCCCAGATGCCCTCTGATATGACAATTTCAGGTAATACTCATAGTAATATTGAACAAGGAAAAGATATCTTAAAATGTAGCCTGGGTTAACATTCCAGAATTGATCAAACACTTTCTATCCCCTTCTTTCTGTTACCACTCTCCTTGAGGAATCAATGAAATTCCTCCCAAAgatctataaaacaaaacaaaaatgagaatgaGGTGAATGCAAAATTAGTATAATTGACTTGATTTACTAATATAGCAATTAAGTAGGGGAAAACATGGTTAACCGGCTCCATTTTTAGTACAGGATaaactaaatattattttatgagtTAAGTTGTGCCTTTAAGTATCCCATATAAATGAATTTTgagtgatttctttttaaaaataatacaacaaggggcagctaggtagcacggtggataaagcactggccctggattcaggaggatctgagttcaaatcccgcctcagacacttgacacttactagctgtgtgatcatgggcaagttacccaaccctcattgcccagaaacaaacaaacaaacaaacaaaatgcttgCTTCAGTCgcacatatactaaaaaaaaaattggaatgatacagagaagattagtatggcccctgtgcaaggatgacacgcaaattcataaaaaaaaaaaacccaacacaacaaacacaaacatgaaTTCAGCATAGTAGAACTAATCTGAGTCTGAATTTCTTGTTCATTAAATAGAAGCATCACAAACAACAAAGTCAGCCTTGCACTATAACTACAGTCTGGGCATGGGGATTTTATTATGGGTGGTAACATGATTCTTTTGAATTTCAGTGCTAAGTGGAGGACCCTTGACTGAGAACTACAGGTTGatccaatttcattttcattggggCTGCAGTGGGAGCCAGGGCTCTGAGCACATTGTGGATGGAAAGCAATATGCAGCTGAGGTaggaaagtatttttcttttaatcaatgcATATTAAAGAaacagctttttttaaaaatcttattaaaacattttaaacttcCATACTTCAGtgcatctgtgatttctttggtatgtTTACTGCCTCCAGTGGTTTATGCTGAAAGTCATTTGTGCTTCCTCCACCTGTATAGCTCTTATTGGTATCCTCCTGTGAATtacaccttccccctccccaaatctaccAGCTGTCCTGGGGGAGTTGGAGGATGGAAGGAGACGGGGCATTCCTCTAAATCTTTTGACACTGTGGAGGAAGCAGTGCAGCACCCACTGTTCATCTGTGTTCGTTATCTTTCATTCTCACTACATGACTGTTTAGTTCActtaatttcataaattattcCAACCCTGCCCTTCCAAATCTCTTACAAAAGACCTTCGCATTAGAAGAGTAAGACTTCTTCCTTATtaagaaataaatcaaaattaaaaaaaaaaaagtttgtgacaTCACAATGAAAAGCTGTATTACTTTTAATTACTTCACAAAGGTTGGGGGAGGAAGCCTGAAACGAGGTTGGCTGGACTGAAGCAGCCAGGAGCACAGTACATAAGGGCTACCTTCAcatacagtcaggaagacctgagtccagatccggcctcagatatgatgattaaaaaattcCTAGAGACTGAGTTTCTGGATAAATTAAAATTAGGCTTATTGACTGTATCTAGAAGGCAGTCAATGATAACAGACTCACTGTCACCTCCCAAGCCAAAGAGTCTGAACCTTTTGAACCTTTGGTCTTTATAAAATCTTTTGAAAAGGGGGTGCATCAGAGGGTGaaaatcaattctgattggtcAGCAAGAGAATGAACATCATAATAGAAGGTGGGTTATATTAAGATGGTAGTCTTTGGGTATGGGACTTTGGATCACCCAAATCTTGACTTAAGGAGAGACATCGATTTCCCTATCACCCCttttgacaaaaaggaaaatcaactcttcccagacctgtctgagcagACACTATGAGCGGGATTTCTCCCTTCTGATTAGATTAgtcaaaaagggggaaaaccatGGTCCTCGTTCAGTAATTAGTTATTAAACatgagagaaatatttatttctcacaCAGACATTCACCAACTGTGATTCTGAGCGATCACAACTCCTCTTAGCCTaaattttgtcatctataaaatagcaaTATGGTgccacctacctcatagggttgttaggaGGACTGAgccaaataatatttgtaaagtgctttgtaaatcttaaagcaccatataaattttagctattattggcaaacagatgacctgggtttgaatcctcgctttgctatttactatctctgtgactatGGGAAACTGCTCATCTCTCTGGCCCTTGGTGAATTCATCTATAAAAGGCCCTTTAgctatcttgaactggatgtcctggaGTCATCTTAAACTCAAGATGTCCAAGATtggattcattattttttcttctaaaccCTCCTGCCCCACCACTCCCCCCTTATTACAGAGGGCAACACCGTCCTCAGGATTAAAACTAAGAATTATCCTGGATGCctcactctttctcacccctcccccacatccaatcttttgccaaggtctgttgattttACTTTTGAAACATCTCTCAAAAACGACTCCATCTCTCCTTTGATACTCCCACCACTTAAGGGCAGGGCCTCATCACTTCactcctggactattgtaatagctgcTCTTGGGTCGGTCCacctcaagtgtctccccactcTACTCCATCCTTCAAGCAGCCACAaaagtgattctcctaaagcagaggtctgaccatgtcaccctcctactTAATCGGGCggcttcctattgtctccagTACTGAGTCTAtgaaatgctctgtttggcattcgaagttcttcataacctagccaATTTCCATACTCTTTACTCACTGACATATACTCTTCTACCCAGTGACACAGGCCTCctagctgttccatgaacaaaacactttcagctctgggcattttctctgcctgttccCAATGTCTGGAATACTCCCTCCTGCTCCACCCGCTTGACTTCCCTAGTTTCTTGTAAATCCCTTCTCCaacacctcttaattctagtgccttccctctactaattttttttcctatttatcctaaaTATGATATGCTTTACATATGTGTTTGCATATTATCCCccttgttagattgtaagctccttgaagtcagggactgtctcatatctctagcacttagcacatagtagaccattaataaatgttgagtgaTTGATTAAATATTCTGTCCAGCTCTTGATTTTCAAAGAGAAATAAGTAGTCTAATTTATATCCAAAATGTGATTTTTCTCTTCATCATTACTGTTGATAAGATGTATGTTTATAAAAGAATAAGTGTATATAAATCCTTTCCTTGTTCTCCCAATTATTTGTGCTCTCTTCCTtggaattactttgtatttatttagtctatgttttaaattaaattatctcCCTCATCACTTGCAGTACCTGTGTGCCTTGTGGGCAAGAACTGTTaagtttttgtctttgaattcccagtaCCTAATATAGGGCCTGATGCATAACATGTGCTATTACATTaggaaattattaaattattgaataaattaatgaattactAAATAACAACCAAGGAACATAATTTTATAGGATAAAAGTATCTGTTACCTGcaccattcttttctttaaatattgttttACATATAGCCTAAAAATCCTCTCATAAAGAAAGATGCTATTAAATAAAATCACCTTAAACTTTCATTTTGCTAACTCTCTTGTGTTTTTATACTTGGATGGTTTTAGCTTCACTTGGTTCATTGGAATACAAAATATGAGAGTTTCAAGGTTGCTGTGACCAAGGATGATGGACTGGCTGTTATTGGGATCCTTTTAGAGGTTAGTTGTTTTGTTTAATGTTCTTGAAATATATTGATCACTGTAGTGTTATGGAGGGGCAGGCTCCCCTGATCTACCTCCCATGAGTTAGAGGATTTAatgaaaatgcttaataaatgcttgaaatgTTAAAAGCTTTTGTACCCAATTCTTTCCTTCAAATACCtcaaaagatctatgatttcatcagtgtaaggtACTCCCTCTACTGAGGTGTATTACAACCTGTCCCCTTTTGCCCTAAAAGTTAATCTTCACTAGTTGCTGTGGCTGGAAATATCTGGAGAGCAGTTTTGATGATAAGCCATTCCTAGAAGGAGCACCACCCAAtcaataaactctggtggctTCCTTATggcctccaggattaaatacaaaatcccctttggcattcaaagtcctttttaatctACCCCTTTCTCCTGTCCCACCTCCAGTACAATGACCctagcctccttgctattccatgaacagggcattccatctcttggctttggttattttctttggctgttctcacacctagaatgctctccctcctcctcctcctcctcttcctcctcctcctccttctcctccttctcctcctcctcctcttcatcctcttcATCCTTCTTCTAAAGAATGTATTATATttatcaattacatgtaaaacatttttaactttcacttttcatcatttttcagttacaaattctctccctttgtccctccctctcttccaccctctttgagaaggcaagtactttgatatagattatacatatgctgCTATGTAACACGTTTTTCCATACTGCATGGTCTCCCTCTTCACTATACCTTTTTCagattccctgacttccttcaagtcccaactaaaactccatcttcttcaggaagcctttcccaatccctcagttctagtgcctcccctctgttaaTTCATTTCTGTTTATCCTGTTAATAGTCCGTACATGTTTGTTTAATTCTAGTCTtcccccattggactgtgagcttcttgagggcagggattgtctttcacccctttttgtatccttggtgcttagcacagagcaATGTACATAGTAAAGGCTCAGTAAGTGCTTATTGGCTGTCTGACTCTCCATATATGCTTAGGGAGAGCCTGTTCTATCTAGGCATAACCTTCAAAAGTTCAGTGTCACCTCCACAGCATGGTGCATCAAAGTAGGACTTGAATGGAAAGGAAACAAGTCCATAAGTGAGAAATCTTTTGCCCTCCTTTCAGATTCTTTTTAATGTCTGAATTTATGGTCAGATCCAGGACTGCCTTTGGATTGAGCATTTTCTCTATGAAACATATTAATAGCATTTAGAGTTGAGAGATTATCTAGGTTAagggctgttgttgttttgtttcgtCCTTTGttcccgaagaggaccatgacattggggtgatatcatgacttgcactgaatttcattaattttatttatttatttgtttgtttgtttgtttatttatttattttgggtgaggcaattggggttaagtgacttgcccagggtcacacagctagtaagtgttaagcgtctgaggccggatttgaacttaggtactcctgactccagggccggtgctctatccactgcaccacctagctgccctgaattgaattttttaaagtaagggagggctgtgcaaggttaccaacttcactctctcctccagagccatctgagtccaggggcaagatacttatcaagacgactggagatggcctcagatgtttaaggcagttgggggttaagtgacttgcccagggtcacacagatagaaagtgtccaaggtgagatttgaactgtgatcctcccaacttcaggggcagtgctctatccactgtgccacctaaatgccccctAGGTTAAGGCACTCTTTTTCTGGAAGTCACACTGATGGAGTAAGTCACAGGTCTTCTCATTCAGATCCAGTGCTCCTTCTGCTATCACCTTGtgctatttaaattattggggtaCTAGActggattttctaaaatattactaaagtatatattaatggctagtgtaccagtttgggcagtaaacatttattattaattaatattgcatgttattaaagtattgaccatgtatcttcctgacttccccactagtcacaggcttacaggcccAGCATATTGAGCCAAGAGGGTGAGTAGAGGGCTCATGGAAAGTAAAAAAGAGTCCATGGAAGAAGAGAGCAAGCCCCCATGGTCCAGTCTTTTTATCCTCTTCTTGGTAGAGGCTGCTCTAAgctacattgatctaagctaattggttagcatcattcagctccattgattgacatgatctagagatcaaattccaaccatttagatgtgcttcttcccctagctaatcagaagaaTCAATctgtattccttttcttttttttttctttttttttgcggggcagtgagggttaagtgacttgcccagagtcacacagctagtaagtgtcaagtgtctcaggctgaatttgaaatcaggtcctcctgaatctagggccagtgctttatccactgcgccacctagctgcccctctgcattccttttgttaaggtgCCCAGGTAGGTTTCcggtatgggggagggggagagtagcTAAAAttaatgtctgggtttctcctagaaatccattattaataattattttctcacaatctacTGCTTGGATTCCATCAGAAGTTTACATGTAAATTCTCTCAATAATTACACAGTTTGACTTTAAAATAGCAGTCATGCCATGGGATCTCTTTCATATTTTGCTGATGTTTGGAATCATGCAGTTGGCTCAGTGCCATAGACAATAGAGAGTTtggtcttggagccaggaagacctgggttcagttccTCCCTCTGCCAAATATTGGCTCTGGGACAgagggcaagttacataacctctTGGTATCTTGGGATCTCTCTAAGATTTGCAGAGATGGGCTAGGCCTagattggtagagggagttttctcatccttGACTGCATTCAAGGGTCTCTTCTCTTGTCATAGTTGTATTGAGACATTGTATGCCCCTCACCCCAATTATCTTCTTTATATCCAAACAGttcaaaaagtagaaaaagtttttgtcaaattcaCAGGATAATTTGATTAGTATATACCATCACAGTGGACGATTCAAGATGGAAAGTAAATGTTTAGATTTAATTGTATAATTGGCCAGTCTCCATTTCACTTTGGGCTATATAAACACCTGCCAAAATTGTTTGTTCATAAAAGGCAACAAGAAACTCCTGTTAAACAATCAGGTCTGGTGTTCTAtgaatctaatttttttctctccattacaTTGGGCTGGTAAGTTGAAGCTGGAATAGTACAAACCATATTCTCTTGTATGTATCATATTACAGGTGGGAAGTGCTAACTCAGGACTTGAGAAAGTCGTCAATGTTCTCAGTAAAATTGAAACAAAGGTAAGATGAGATCTTTTGGTGCCACATTAATATTTGTTGGTactccattagatttttttttttttggtggggcaatgagtgttaagtgacttgcccagggtcacacagctagtgtcaagtgtctgaggctggatttgaactcaggttctcctgaatccaaggccagtgctttatccactgcaccacctagctgccctccattagattttttttctgctttatctGGTTTCAGAAAAATTCCCAAATTAGCCATCTGTTTTAGATATGACCTGCAGGGTTTTGATCAGTTACAATAAAGGTGAAGACTTTGCTTAAAAACTTTAGTTCCCAGGATTCACAGACCAACTTTCCTTTATCTCAAGGTCCTAGAGTGATTCTAATCTGTGGAAGGGTTGAATAAGTATTTAGGTTTCCTTTCTACCACTATGATCCATTCTTTCTTGATATTGCCTTCAAGACATATGCAACTATTTCCTTCCCTATTACTTTAGTCTCCTATGTCTTAAGGTGTAGGTACTGGATAAAGTCTATTTGATGACCCAGTGGGAAAGATAAAAGGTTATTTTAGAGGACAAGATAGGAAACAGACATCTCAAATAAAAATCATGCTCTCTAAATGAAATCAGTCCATATTTTAATGTACTGTTCACTTTCTTAATTTTAAGTTTCCCAGTAAAAGTGGACCTTCCCTTAATAAGCATCATTGCCAAAGGAGAGCTATGTATCTATGAATATGCTCCGTCtatgatattttaaatattttgttttcttttgtttaaggGTAAAGATGCAGTCTTCACTGACTTTGACCCAATATGTCTTCTACCTGAAAGCATGGAATTTTATACTTACAATGGCTCACTGACCACCCCTCCTCTCTTGGAATGTGTGACCTGGATTGTCTTACAAAAGCCCATTTCTGTGAGCAATGAACAGGTATGCTTCTTATTGATAAAATCTGCTTATATAACACAAGTTAACTATAGTTTTGTTGATAAATAACAAACAGCTATCTCTGAATCTGAAGAAAGTTTGTAGTTTCGATCTAGAGGAGCATCTTACAAAAAGAATCGAAAATATATGTTATGTTGGTAACTTGATATGTTATAATTGGTAACTTTACAAAAGACTGATACATATTTTAAGATAAGCTTGGaagcataaatatattttaaggcCAGAGCATATAATCAGAGTGTAGAAGATACAAAAtcactcattttgtagatgatttTGACATAAGCCTGAGAGCATTGTGGGAGGAGGACCTTTAAGACCACATTTTGTTCCACCAAAACAGAATGCTATTTGGTAGTCAACAAAAAAGCAcagtgggatcttgtattctctgcATCTTTCAATTAAATGCATGACTGTAAATGTATAAATACTGAGGAGAGATCATTGAGGGGAAGGTAGGACTCAATTGCCATTCCCAGAATTCAAAGGTGCTTTCTACCAACATAACCCCGTGAAGTCATTTGACAGGAAAGATGGTGTCTGAGTTCGTAACCATGGTCAAGTAAGAGGGTGGAGCTGCATCATGGCCATTAAAACACCGACAGGAAGCAGAGTTTAGGATGGGAGGAATAGGAAGGGAATGCAGCTGCTATAAAGGGCCAAAGCTTCGGTGACACAGATTGAATCAGAAAAAGAGTCAGCTTGCTGATACTTCCTTTGTCCTGCTTGATCTGGTACTGATCTTTCCTGCTTGGATTTCTTACATCCGGATTCCTGGTCTGTCTCAGTTCCTTCGATTTTGATGTTCCAGAGAAATGGAGGTTTCTGACCTGTCCTGGCCTTTACGCTTGCTTTGATGGTCACTAGGACTTTGCTTCTCTTTCTATAGGAAGGAAGTTCCCCATATGTCAGCTCATGTAGCTTCAGTAATGATCCTAATGTCTACATGTGGTAGCCCATGCAAGGGGTATGATAAGCAGAAACTTAGATCTATTAGAAAAAAtggagtttattaaaaaaaagtaacccCAGAATGATCTGGGTAGAAATCAAGTGGTACCCAGTTGGTTAGAAATTTATTAAACATAAAGTTaggcaaaaaagacaaaagaacttGGGGAATTACTTAAATGGGTGAGTTCAGGGAAATTGGGGTCAATGGCTGGGGGAAAAGTAAGGGCCAGTCATGAATTTCTGTgagcagagacaaagagatattAGCCAACACTAAGTTATATAACAGGTGTCACTTTgcattccccccttccccccccccccatcaagaGGATTTCCTCACAGGAAGTTCTCTTCCtttaccattgaaatcacaggtttggatcAAACTATGTGATTGCTGTGAGAGAAGTTTAAACCTGAAGTTGAGAGTGGGACTGGGACCCATACAGAAAAGGATCCTGGTTCTCTAGGGGTTTTTGTGAGCTCAACCTGAACCTGGTTGTGAAAGGAGGGTGAAATGGCAAGAAAGCCTAGTGAATacttttttatcaatttaaggaaaaatccatttatacctatattttcaattgtttttaatagaaatgagtgttgttttatcaaaagctttttatgcatctattgatataatcatatgatttttttaaacttttattattaatacaataaattatgttaatagttttccttttaataaatgtcctcatattcctggtataaatgcatttggaaatagaaaatcacagaattattGGTTCAGAGCTACAAgggaaccttaaaggtcatctagtctgatgGATGCCTTCATTTTACTGGTCAGGAAACTGAAGACTAGAAAAATGGATGCCAAGCAATGTCAGGCAGGTAGGAAGTAGCAGTTTCCAAGGCCTCTGACTCCAATGCCAGGTctttctcccccactcctccaTTGCTCTGTGAATATATGGACAgcctagaaaaatatttatattctaaacttgTATCAAACTAATAGAATGATATGAGATGGTGTAATAATAACTCACCAAAGTTTTATATAATTTCTGTgctggttattttttttctctactataGCAGAAATTTTTACGACTTTCCAGGGGCCACCAACATGAAATTCATCATAGTTGACGTTGTTGTGGAAGGGTGTTACCCACAatgaggaaggggggaaagggtgtGAATCTCAGGAACATTGTCTTTGGAGTCAAGATAGCCCTTCCActgcccccagtccctgttgtgATAGATTTTATACTTTGGGTGGTGAAAAATGGAAAGTTTTTTTTATGAAGAATGGTGATAGCTGAGGAAGCCCTCTGTTTGGATATGGCTTTTTTGTTGTAGATGTTTGTGATCAGTGAACTGAAGCAAGTTTATATGTGAACCCCAAATAGTCACTGGCAACGTCAGAAGCCTGTGCTCCAAACAGAAAGCTAGACTAGACCTAATCACAGCTGCCTTGTGGAATGAAAGTTGTGACTTGTCTGAACCCACCAGAAACTGACCTTTAGTTTGGACCTAGGTCTTTCACACTTCTCTCTTAGCAGCAGTATTTGAAAGTGCATACTAGTTGCTATGagatattcaatttcttttttaaaaaatttcttttgtttttaatttatggaataaaacaagcattttcaaaaCATTAGCATATTAAAAAGATTGTATATGAcattgaaaatctattatgtacaacttgatattcattttaaatatataataaagttttgtttacttgtacatacatatgtatatatatatttgtttaaaagcAAACTAAAAAGTTTCACATTTCTTATACGAGTCTTTTTACTGCTCTCTGATTAAGTCCACAatacaaaatttaattttaaaaaccttaTATTTATTAAGTAGCCATTAAGTACAAGTTACTGGAGATTGTGCAGTTACCAGAAAAGGTTCTGAAGCCTGTGGAAATTGGAGCCTACAGCTACTGGTAGCCcagtttattccttttttttgggggggggggagggcaatgagggttaagtgacttgctcaaggtcacacagctagtaagtatcaagtgtttgagaccagatttgaactcaggtcttctattcTTGAGTTATATCATGAATACCTAGGTGAAAGTTAATATGAatgcttcctttttgttttccagatggAGAAATTCTACAGCCTTTATTTCACTTCTGCGGGTGAAAGTCCTGCGAAACACATGGTGTCCAATTGGCGGCCTGTTCAGCCCCTCTGTGGCAGGACTATTAGAAGATCTTTTGaatgatgatttttaaagaaaaatgagccTCTAGCTAAGCACAAACCAGTCCGTACACTGGCAGCATCTCTACTAGTCTCAGtccttttgtatttgtacctGATATTCTTCCTCATAAAATGTAAAAAGGTTATAGACCAAGTTAAAATGTTCTTAATCTGTGAACCCAATAACCTACAAGTGCAGACCCACGTGCAGTGCTTGGCAAGGTGACATTGACCTGGTGCTTTGGTGATAGCAATGCTTTTTCTGTGACAAGGAACCAATGATAAGGAATAGTAGAATCGCTCCTTCCTCCCCGTGTGATAGGGCACACAAGTGCCCAGAGCTGTAAACCCTAaagctgtttttaaaatatagcaaAGCAGAAGAGTTGAAGACAAACCTCCAATAACTGATTAAACTGCATCAATATAAACTGTAAGAAGGCAGAGCTAATAATAGTGATTCCAAGAAAAGTTGCATTGAAGatactgaaatataatttttaaaaattcttatgttTGTAGCCATGTGATCTTTAAACAGGGATGATgtttttgtgaattttgaatTAAGTAttatctataaaacat includes:
- the LOC122736627 gene encoding carbonic anhydrase 2-like: MSQQHMGYEPDLNGPEFWYKAFPIARGSRQSPVEITFSQSEYDSSLKPLKLSYDPGAAKRIVNNGHSFNVEFDDSTDRSVLSGGPLTENYRLIQFHFHWGCSGSQGSEHIVDGKQYAAELHLVHWNTKYESFKVAVTKDDGLAVIGILLEVGSANSGLEKVVNVLSKIETKGKDAVFTDFDPICLLPESMEFYTYNGSLTTPPLLECVTWIVLQKPISVSNEQMEKFYSLYFTSAGESPAKHMVSNWRPVQPLCGRTIRRSFE